A single Euwallacea similis isolate ESF13 chromosome 1, ESF131.1, whole genome shotgun sequence DNA region contains:
- the hfp gene encoding LOW QUALITY PROTEIN: poly(U)-binding-splicing factor half pint (The sequence of the model RefSeq protein was modified relative to this genomic sequence to represent the inferred CDS: substituted 3 bases at 3 genomic stop codons): MMTSFQQQKFSQMQQQQTTPPLPPMMPSGPTNLPPHSMISLPHMASPAMMSPYGQPPLPPQPIFPQELPISQPMMQPPPSPPSPKSQTYMEPGPELLDPEPQYDDPPAPGTEEPPEEPPQKTLRLDSDGVDYIYDLNQTGEVVTGPGAISNSVAGILGGALPKLSSDQADWVTKAKKYAMEQSIRMVLMKQTIAYQQQKNKTFQRHQVLVLMCRVYVGSISFELKEDTIRQSFLPFGPIKSINMSWDPVTQKHKGFAFVEYEIPEAAQLALEQMNGVMIGGRNIKFQMTNPKMVVGRPSNMPQAQAVIDEIQEEAKQYNRIYVASIHSDLNEDDIKSVFEAFGPIVYCKLAQGSTGNKHKGYGFIEYETAQAANEAIASMNLFDLGGQYLRVGRAITPPNALLGPSTGSNALPTAAAVAAAAATAKIQAMDAVASNVAALGKFXGLCIDSPXXCSFFAAPNLSKLAAQPAAALPLLTPAAATSAPSVVAPVITSVVGPPGLVTPTVVVPPPGVAIPQKLPNNVIQPALVQPVLSGPVPSAPVPISSATAPPVSSRSTVAHQQEAMKRAAEAQLKQQEELQKKLLDQNEPQTLQQQENMSIKGQNARHFVMQKLMRKVDSRVVVLRNMVGPEDVDETLQDEIQEECSKYGQVERVIIYKEKQSEEDDNDVIVKIFVEFFESFEAEKARNALSGRYFAGRLVQAVLYDQTLFEHSDFSG; this comes from the exons ATGATGACCAGCTTTCAGCAGCAAAAGTTCTCACAAATGCAGCAACAACAAACGACTCCACCCTTACCTCCCATGATGCCATCAGGCCCCACTAATCTG CCGCCTCACTCGATGATATCTCTGCCCCATATGGCCTCTCCAGCAATGATGTCACCTTATGGACAACCCCCATTACCACCTCAACCAATTTTTCCTCAGGAACTCCCTATTTCCCAACCCATGATGCAACCACCACCTTCCCCACCTTCCCCAAAGTCACAAACCTACATGGAGCCAGGGCCGGAGTTATTAGATCCTGAACCTCAATATGATGATCCACCTGCTCCAGGCACTGAGGAGCCTCCTGAAGAACCACCTCAAAAGACACTGAGATTGGATA GTGATGGCGTGGATTATATTTATGACTTAAATCAGACTGGAGAGGTTGTTACAG GTCCGGGAGCAATCAGCAATTCCGTGGCCGGAATCCTTGGCGGAGCCTTGCCGAAACTTAGCTCCGATCAAGCTGATTGGGTGACGAAAGCCAAGAAATACGCGATGGAGCAAAGTATACGTATGGTTCTTATGAAGCAGACCATTGCCTACCAGCAACAG AAAAATAAGACGTTCCAACGCCAtcaagttttagttttaatgtgCAG GGTTTATGTGGGATCCATTAGTTTTGAGCTCAAGGAGGATACCATTCGGCAATCGTTCCTGCCCTTCGGCCCcattaaatcaattaatatGTCCTGGGATCCAGTCACACAAAAGCATAAAG GTTTTGCTTTTGTGGAGTACGAAATCCCAGAGGCGGCGCAATTAGCGCTTGAACAAATGAATGGGGTGATGATCGGAGGGCGGAACATCAAG TTTCAGATGACAAATCCAAAGATG GTGGTGGGACGACCGAGTAACATGCCGCAAGCGCAAGCGGTCATCGATGAAATCCAGGAAGAGGCCAAACAGTATAATCGTATTTATGTCGCCTCAATTCATTCCGATTTGAATGAAGATGACATAAAGAG TGTGTTCGAGGCCTTTGGCCCCATCGTTTATTGTAAACTGGCCCAGGGCTCCACTGGAAACAAGCATAAAGGCTACGGTTTCATTGAATATGAAACCGCTCAAGCCGCCAATGAGGCCATCGCTAGTATGAATTTGTTTGATTTAGGGGGTCAGTACTTAAG agTTGGAAGAGCCATCACTCCACCGAACGCCCTTCTTGGGCCCTCAACTGGATCTAACGCATTACCTACTGCTGCTGCTGTAGCTGCCGCGGCGGCTACTGCTAAAATTCAAGCAATGGATGCTGTTGCCAGCAATGTTGCAGCTTTAGGTAAGTTTTAGGGTTTATGTATTGATTCACCTTGataatgttctttttttgcAGCTCCAAATCTTTCAAAGTTAGCAGCTCAGCCCGCAGCAGCCTTACCTTTGCTAACACCAGCAGCAGCGACTTCAGCTCCCTCCGTGGTGGCTCCGGTTATTACTTCCGTAGTGGGTCCTCCAGGACTGGTGACCCCCACAGTTGTAGTACCACCACCAGGGGTCGCAATTCCTCAAAAGTTACCTAATAATGTGATTCAGCCTGCCCTTGTACAACCA GTTTTGAGTGGCCCTGTACCTTCAGCACCGGTTCCAATAAGTTCCGCCACTGCGCCTCCAGTTTCCAGTAGGTCAACAGTGGCGCACCAACAGGAAGCCATGAAAAGGGCTGCTGAAGCCCAGCTTAAACAACAAGAGGAACTACAAAAGAAGCTTTTAGATCAAAACGAACCACAGACATTGCAGCAGCAAGAGAACATGTCCATAAAG GGTCAAAATGCCCGACACTTTGTAATGCAGAAGCTGATGCGTAAAGTGGATTCGAGAGTAGTAGTACTACGCAACATGGTCGGTCCCGAAGACGTTGACGAAACGCTTCAGGACGAAATCCAGGAAGAGTGCAGCAAATACGGTCAAGTGGAGCGGGTGATTATTTATAAGGAAAAACAGAGTGAAGAGGATGATAATGATGTTATAGTGAAGATCTTCGTGGAGTTCTTCGAAAGTTTTG AGGCGGAAAAAGCGAGAAACGCTTTGAGTGGTCGTTACTTTGCGGGTAGATTAGTGCAAGCAGTGTTATATGATCAGACTCTCTTTGAGCATAGTGATTTTTCAGGCTGA
- the LOC136410469 gene encoding serine/threonine-protein kinase 11-interacting protein — protein MTESTILSTVANLLRPVSKDVSRGKGKLCLSTVYLSKLNKAFDENAPENLTSSFHLTEAKASLQVDLQFLLDLVKSTIALKVIPDLVEDEESSTVNISRFKNIKTLEIHKIDVKRFRGIQKLRSQIEQLSCLYNLDNLSDILDKCGGDLSHSFNWGELKRGNFSHNQIQEIDTVFEVTPWLQTLDLSHNHIKCLNIIDNLPNLKELNLSYNKLESVPKFKGAICKRLHILLLNNNFIEDITSLSTLADLHQLDLTQNCLLDHKSLLSISQMPSLYSLDLRGNPISFHSIHRTLTCNYFNKNTATLNVVLDNIPLTKIEKSMAGSHSPISQSSLGSSGSFPLQNSLDNSLPKRQRKVVRTVTIQDSHDIQRLPNKVEPVIPSPRNTDKSHLDIKKKIEQGLQEGTQPSSVIFENILNYPKNVNSLESTSNQVSSPNNPESDKVSAEINEFVEETTRDDKLSPAIEFNTNLEDSESLSDDDDDDDDDDDILEGQTFVAGTRAEADDLCIAITKSHLSEKDIVTMTERERWSLDVLKSFKQGEDSREVKIEFDIMRRDKMFRVYYLEEAEKFIKELYEGMLRNKIPEDRIQYQCMKCNGLFSRSKKGSSVLLEEKVTCPKCGSNHVIESK, from the exons ATGACGGAATCAACTATTCTTTCTACTGTAGCAAACTTGCTGCGCCCCGTAAGCAAAGACGTTTCCAGGGGCAAGGGTAAGTTGTGCCTTTCCACTGTTTATTTGAGTAAACTGAATAAGGCCTTTGACGAAAACGCCCcagaaaatttaacttcatCATTCCACCTTACTGAAGCTAAAGCTTCATTGCAAGTTGACTTACAATTTTTGCTTGACCTCGTAAAAAGCACTATAGCTCTTAAAGTGATTCCTGACCTTGTTGAAGATGAGGAGAGCAGTACTGTGAACATAagtagatttaaaaatattaagactTTGGAGATTCATAAAATTGATGTAAAGAGGTTCCGAGGGATACAAAAGTTGAGGTCGCAGATAGAGCAGCTGAGTTGTCTGTATAATTTAGACAATTTGTCAGACATTTTGGACAAATGTGGTGGAGATTTGAGCCACAGTTTTAACTGGGGAGAGCTGAAGAGAGGGAACTTTTCCCATAATcaaattcaagaaattgaCACAGTGTTTGAAGTTACTCCATGGCTGCAAACGTTAGATCTCAGCCACAATCACATAAAGTGCCTAAACATAATTGACAACcttccaaatttaaaagaactgAACTTATCATACAATAAATTAGAGTCTGTTCCAAAGTTTAAAGGAGCAATTTGTAAGAGGCTGCAT atcctattattaaacaataactTCATTGAGGACATCACCTCACTTTCAACTCTTGCTGACTTACACCAACTTGATTTAACTCAGAATTGTTTATTAGACCACAAGTCTCTCTTATCAATATCACAAATGCCCTCTTTATACTCCCTTGACTTGAGGGGGAACCCTATAAGCTTCCATTCCATTCATCGCACCCTCACCTGtaattatttcaacaaaaacacAGCCACTTTAAATGTGGTTTTGGATAATATCCCTCTAACCAAAATTGAGAAATCGATGGCTGGTTCTCACAGCCCCATTTCTCAATCCTCTCTGGGAAGTAGTGGCAGCTTCCCTTTACAAAACTCCTTAGACAATTCTTTGCCCAAGAGACAGAGGAAAGTAGTGCGAACTGTTACTATTCAGGATAGTCATGACATTCAGAGGTTGCCAAATAAAGTTGAGCCTGTTATTCCTTCACCAAGGAATACTGACAAAAGTCACCTAGATATTAAGAAGaag ATAGAACAGGGCCTGCAAGAAGGCACACAGCCTTCCAgtgtaatatttgaaaatattttaaattaccccAAGAATGTGAATTCTTTGGAGTCAACAAGTAACCAGGTATCATCCCCTAATAATCCTGAGTCGGATAAAGTTTCTGCAGAAATCAATGAATTTGTTGAGGAGACGACAAGAGATGACAAACTTTCTCCAGCTATAGAATTTAATACTAATCTGGAGGATTCTG AGTCACTCTcagatgatgatgatgatgatgatgatgatgatgacatTCTTGAAGGTCAGACCTTTGTAGCTGGAACTCGGGCAGAAGCAGATGACTTGTGCATTGCAATCACTAAGAGCCACCTTTCAGAAAAAGATATTGTTACAATGACTGAGAGGGAAAG GTGGAGCTTAGATGTATTAAAATCCTTCAAACAAGGTGAGGACTCCAGGGAAGTTAAAATAGAATTTGACATTATGCGCAGAGACAAAATGTTTCGGGTTTATTACCTTGAAGAGGCGGAAAAGTTCATTAAAGAGCTCTATGAAGGAATGCTGAGGAATAAAATACCTGAGGATAGGATTCAGTATCAGTGCATGAAGTGTAATGGCTTGTTCTCACGGTCGAAAAAAGGTAGCAGCGTTCTTCTTGAGGAGAAGGTCACCTGTCCCAAATGTGGCAGCAATCATGTTATTGAGTCTAAGTGA
- the dmpd gene encoding uncharacterized protein dmpd, which translates to MVSTRQMSVTGSSSSEGFSGHTSTNGGTYLCQLEFGPAKFTRNNVTTTGGYNGGASTSTSGVVQCYRVQNAPVQTVRFLDLPQEVIEKIIGYLPFKEICRMRLVCRRVDQICGYILNATFSKLQSQMLQRFQEIKSKMPRRESARRSHYLASESDIIETVHMRLTLLQMSFGKHIERKHCYFFPGEILDEVYSILHYIKTTSRLDLPYKVTDELFDLSTMAMEYFKDKVEPNLPEIAYFSTDFLNFSSNFSSSSSSKYGLEPSNLSGEHSNADLNDTDVLDAEEYVEIPQSNMVLRKRIRKIKQGMKRYNNQLTVLRQELKMCKKKTADQQRQITDQQKQLADQQKQTLEYATRLDEYDKKTEEFSRKFSTLLQELNKCKTELQYWRCKSPATPICNACGTPVLPQPEELQVLVNQGINPEGLGLQLISDVGATSSEQDTRKSKNEDLEVVKFVKASEARGPCKEVSVKNKKGESPPCSSSPASRSLKRKSSSEEREDEAGQPKKTRRFSKVRSKRATTTKA; encoded by the exons ATGGTTTCGACTCGGCAAATGTCAGTCACTGGTAGCAGCTCTAGTGAGGGCTTCAGTGGGCATACAAGTACGAATGGTGGGACCTATTTATGTCAGTTGGAATTCGGACCTGCGAAATTCACCAGAAACAACGTTACCACTACGGGCGGGTACAACGGGGGGGCGAGCACCTCCACGTCAGGGGTCGTGCAATGTTATAG AGTGCAAAACGCCCCAGTACAGACTGTGAGATTTCTGGATTTACCCCAGGAAGTGATAGAAAAGATCATCGGCTATTTGccatttaaagaaatatgtaGGATGCGTCTGGTTTGCCGACGTGTTGATCAAATCTGCGGCTACATTCTGAATGCCACGTTTTCCAAGTTGCAGAGTCAGATGTTACAGCGATTTCAGGAAATCAAGAGCAAAATGCCGCGCAGGGAATCAGCAAGGCGTAGTCATTATTTAGCCTCAGAGAGCGACATTATTGAGACTGTGCACATGCGTTTGACCTTGTTGCAAATGTCTTTTGGGAAGCACATTGAACGGAAACATTGTTATTTCTTCCCCGGAGAAATTTTGGACGAGGTCTATTCCATTTTGCATTACATTAAG ACCACTTCGAGGCTCGATTTACCATACAAAGTCACCGACGAACTGTTTGATTTGTCGACCATGGCAATGGAGTACTTTAAGGATAAAGTTGAACCTAATCTACCTGAAATCGCGTACTTTAGCACCGACTTCCTCAACTTTTCCAGTAACTTTAGCA GCTCCAGTTCGAGCAAATACGGTCTTGAACCTTCGAATTTATCCGGCGAACATTCTAACGCTGACCTCAATGATACCGATGTCTTAGATGCCGAG GAGTATGTGGAGATACCTCAATCGAATATGGTCCTACGCAAGCGTATCCGTAAGATTAAACAAGGAATGAAGCGATATAACAATCAGTTGACGGTATTGCGTCAAGAGTTAAAGATGTGCAAGAAGAAGACGGCAGATCAGCAAAGGCAAATCACCGATCAGCAAAAACAATTAGCTGACCAGCAAAAACAGACCTTAGAATACGCCACCAG ACTGGACGAATATGACAAAAAGACCGAAGAATTCTCACGCAAATTTAGCACCCTCCTGCAAGAACTGAACAAATGCAAGACGGAATTGCAATATTGGCGGTGCAAATCGCCCGCGACGCCGATTTGCAATGCGTGCGGAACTCCGGTTCTTCCACAACCTGAGGAACTGCAAGTTTTAGTTAACCAAGGGATTAATCCGGAGGGTCTAG gtttacaATTGATCTCAGATGTGGGAGCAACGAGCTCCGAACAGGACACAAGGAAATCCAAGAATGAGGATTTAGAAGTTGTTAAGTTCGTAAAAGCGAGCGAGGCGCGCGGCCCATGCAAAGAagtttcagttaaaaataagaag ggaGAATCACCGCCATGTTCGTCCAGTCCCGCTTCCCGTAGCCTCAAACGTAAATCATCCTCAGAGGAACGTGAGGACGAGGCCGGGCAGCCCAAGAAGACCAGACGGTTCTCGAAAGTGCGCTCGAAACGCGCCACCACCACCAAAGCGTAA
- the LOC136412178 gene encoding kanadaptin, translating to MDTQVEGISEKETENVHVPSNPKPESSFKKPTLLIGKRGCLPKKVSVTPELKLPSPEYLSSSSSKPQETKNPVQENEKIEDFVTEESLTPEELKAEVSSSGQKTKSPVFPYKEPEWSGLPEASGKPYVLEVLKNGSIIETVDLMKKPFWVFGRLPHCDVSMQHPTISRYHAVLQYRENPSESDPPGFYVYDLGSTHGTFLNGKGNKLKPKMYAPLKVGHMIRLGCSQRSFILTGPDDQEEESDLSVTQLKQLRIQKIKEHEEKMRLAELEREEREKREEERGVNWGMGDDAEEENDIKENPYASTNNEELYLDDPKKALRGFFEREGYDLEYNCTEQGISQFLCKVELPLDDEMGRPIVAEVLHKGKKKEAVVQCALEACRMLDRAGVLRQAMHESKKRKTRDWEENDYYDSDEDTFLDRTGTIEKKREKRMKVKQPEKVETFESLVEKEKNLVLSINALEKKLNERQSRSNEEGSGNGGSEEDSLDSYMKGLTENRANNQNISTLRLNLTNLKKEHANIIRLINIARPAAMPELNPTPSSSSSGGSGNKKLPIFGKRRIVPVKFPARPLSVAEASNSAATSEEIEEEIEEESEEHVTNCEAPINSNNTPLVDSTLSIANVHNEEMLNPDHTSSESSEEFSSEDAIKSYFQQLGGFKPINSFNETDTFKKFQEFMSTDLPQVADVHKQKLMKILKQLQQLAASENRAHCDFKILSVKTKKVMNWMSKLRLSRCEKLQHKVATELGRMLSELNEMTEEKFKMVGKVKEMGQALQTISMEIDRDIQVLKTSLQTKREELEIGTKETTTALERQPCCSKDCIEVNQDEDGNLQEETTDEKKKRKNQKRIEQRQHKAEIEKQRGYDEDARKEDYNMWVPPSDQSGDGRTKLNDKYGY from the exons ATGGATACCCAGGTGGAAGGAATAAGCgaaaaagaaactgaaaatgtCCACGTTCCAAGCAATCCAAAGCCGGaatcttcatttaaaaaacccaCACTACTTATAGGCAAACGTGGATGTTTGCCTAAGAAAGTTTCAGTCACCCCGGAATTAAAATTACCGAGCCCTGAGTACTTAAGTTCTTCAAGTTCGAAACCTCAGGAAACAAAAAATCCAgttcaagaaaatgaaaagataGAAGATTTTGTCACTGAAGAATCGCTTACCCCTGAAGAACTAAAAGCTGAAG TGTCTAGCAGTGGTCAAAAAACCAAGTCCCCAGTTTTTCCATATAAAGAGCCTGAGTGGTCTGGTTTACCAGAGGCCAGTGGTAAGCCTTATGTTTTGGAAGTGTTGAAAAATGGCAGTATAATTGAAACCGTTGACCTGATGAAAAAGCCATTTTGGGTCTTTGGGCGACTGCCCCATTGTGATGTTAGTATGCAGCACCCCACAATATCCAGATATCATGCAGTGCTCCAGTACAGAGAAAACCCATCAGAGAGTGACCCTCCCGGATTTTATGTTTATGACTTAGGAAGCACTCACGGAACTTTCCTGAATGGAAAAGGCAACAAATTGAAACCCAAAATGTACGCTCCTTTAAAG GTGGGGCATATGATTCGTCTGGGTTGCAGTCAACgctcttttattttaacggGACCTGATGATCAGGAAGAGGAATCTGATCTCTCGGTTACACAACTAAAACAACTGAgaatccaaaaaataaaagaacatgAAGAGAAAATGCGTTTGGCAGAATTGGAAAGGGAAGAGAGAGAAAAACGTGAGGAAGAACGGGGAGTGAACTGGGGAATGG GTGATGACGCGGAAGAAGAGAATGACATTAAAGAGAATCCCTACGCCTCAACTAACAATGAGGAATTGTATCTAGACGACCCCAAGAAAGCATTACGAGGATTTTTTGAACGTGAAGGCTATGACTTGGAATACAACTGTACTGAGCAGGGCATTAGTCAATTTTTGTGCAAGGTGGAGCTGCCCTTGGATGATGAAATGGGACGACCCATCGTCGCTGAAGTACTGCACAAGGGAAAGAAAAAAGAGGCAGTGGTGCAGTGCGCTTTGGAAGCCTGTAGGATGTTGGATCGGGCAGGGGTTTTAAGGCAAGCCATGCATG AATCGAAAAAGCGAAAAACCAGGGATTGGGAAGAGAATGACTACTATGACAGCGATGAAGATACTTTTCTGGATCGCACAGGAACAATTGAGAAGAAGCGTGAGAAACGTATGAAGGTGAAACAGCCGGAAAAAGTAGAAACGTTTGAAAGTTTG gTGGAAAAAGAGAAGAACTTGGTACTTTCAATAAATgccttagaaaaaaaactaaacgaaAGACAATCCAGATCCAATGAAGAAGGAAGTGGCAATGGGGGTTCTGAAGAAGATTCTTTAGACTCCTACATGAAGGGGCTGACAGAGAATCGAGcaaacaatcaaaatatctcTACGTTAAGACTGAACCTTACCAATTTGAAAAAGGAGCATGCCAACATAATTAGGTTAATCAATATAGCGAGACCGGCAGCAATGCCGGAATTGAATCCAACACCAAGCAGCAGTTCTTCTGGAGGTTCTGGTAATAAGAAATTGCCGATTTTCGGCAAAAGAAGAATAGTTCCAGTGAAGTTTCCTGCGAGGCCTTTAAGCGTAGCCGAGGCCTCGAATAGTGCAGCCACTTCCGAAGAAATTGAGGAGGAAATAGAGGAGGAATCTGAGGAACATGTGACAAATTGTGAAGCACCTATTAACAGTAATAATACTCCTTTGGTTGATTCAACTCTTTCCATTGCCAACGTTCATAATGAAGAGATGCTAAATCCAGACCACACATCGTCCGAATCATCAGAAGAATTCTCAAGCGAAGATGCCATAAAATCATACTTTCAACAGTTAGGAGGCTTCAAGCCGATCAATTCCTTCAACGAGACCGATACTTTTAAGAAATTCCAAGAATTTATGAGCACGGATCTGCCTCAAGTCGCTG ATGTTCATAAacagaaattaatgaaaatcctGAAACAGCTACAACAATTGGCGGCTAGTGAGAATCGCGCTCATTGTGACTTTAAAATACTTTCAGTCAAGACCAAGAAGGTAATGAACTGGATGTCGAAGCTCAGGTTATCGCGTtgtgaaaaattacaacacAAAGTTGCCACGGAACTCGGGAGGATGTTAagtgaattgaatgaaatgaCTGAAGAGAAATTTAAG ATGGTCGGAAAGGTAAAGGAAATGGGTCAAGCTTTGCAAACGATCTCGATGGAGATTGACAGAGACATTCAAGTGCTGAAGACCAGTTTACAAACAAAAAGAGAGGAATTGGAAATTGGAACCAAAGAGACTACTACAGCTTTAGAGCGACAGCCTTGTTGCAGCAAAGATTGCATTGAAGTTAACCAGGATGAAGATGGAAATCTGCAAGAAGAAACAACagatgaaaaaaagaaaagaaaaaaccaGAAAAGGATTGAACAAAGACAGCATAAGGCTGAAATAGAGAAACAAAGAGGATACGATGAGGATGCCAGAAAAGAGGATTATAACATGTGGGTTCCTCCCAGTGATCAGAGTGGAGACGGCCGGACTAAGCTTAATGATAAATAtggttattaa
- the Fdx1 gene encoding adrenodoxin-like protein 1, mitochondrial, whose protein sequence is MVNKILQLINRFKSRHFASNLSNLQNQITSIRYLQTSSVQFHGEYEWQDPKSEDEIVNVVFITKDGDQVPVRGKIGDNLLYLAHRYEIPMEGACEASLACTTCHVYVHGNMYDKLPAPEEQEDDLLDMAPFLKENSRLGCQIILTKELEGLVVELPKATRNFYVDGHTPKPH, encoded by the exons ATGGtgaacaaaattttgcaaCTAATAAACCGCTTTAAATCTAGACATTTCGCctcaaatttatcaaatctCCAAAATCAGATAACAAGCATCAGATACCTCCAAACTTCCTCCG TGCAATTTCATGGAGAATACGAGTGGCAAGACCCAAAATCTGAGGATGAAAT AGTGAATGTAGTTTTCATTACCAAAGATGGCGACCAAGTCCCTGTTCGTGGTAAAATTGGAGACAACTTACTATACCTAGCACACCGATATGAAATACCCATGGAAGGGGCATGCGAAGCTTCTTTAG CGTGCACAACTTGTCATGTCTACGTGCATGGGAATATGTATGATAAATTGCCAGCACCAGAGGAACAGGAGGATGATTTATTAGATATGGCTccatttttaaaggaaaactcTAGGTTAGGTTGCCAGATAATTCTGACTAAGGAATTGGAAGGATTAGTGGTGGAATTGCCCAAAGCAACTCGGAACTTTTATGTAGACGGACATACTCCCAAacctcattaa